The Syngnathus scovelli strain Florida chromosome 7, RoL_Ssco_1.2, whole genome shotgun sequence DNA window CAACCTGCTAGCACCTGATGCCTCCACTGAAACGTCTAAAATCGCTGATGATCTGCGACTTGACCTGAAGTCCTGCTCGGACCCTTGCAAGTAAGGAAACAACATCAAAAGGAACAGTGACTAAAAAAGGATGAAAGTTCtgcgaaatgaaaaaaaaaatgctgcgttCAAGAAAACTGGGACATCTGAATTGTCCAAACTAATCTAACTTGATCTGTCCTCTCAGGATTTCCCTGGTGGAGAGTATCCCCGAGGGCTTGCTCTTTAACTCCAGCGACCCATCTCACGGTTCCATCTACCAAGCGTGGCTGGAGCTGATGCTCCAGGCCCGCAGTAGCATAGACATCGCCTCCTTCTACTGGACCCTCACCAACCAAGACACGGGCACCCACGAACCCAGCGCAGATCAGGTGCGAAAACTTATTTTCTTGTCCGCCTGTCCCTACATTAACGTCTCGTGTTTGTAAGTGCAGGGTGAGAACGTTCTAAAGAAATTGGCCGAGCTGTCGGGTTCCTTGACAGTCCGCATCGCCGTCAGCGCCCCGCAAGACGGTCAGACGACCGAAGATCTCAGAAGGCTCAATGATTCAGGTTATTATCAAAATATACTTAAGTTCAGGTAACCCATTTGAAAGTTAAAAAACTAATTTGTGTGTATTAGGGGCTGACATCAGGCTGGTGAAAATGAGGGAGCTGACCACGGGGGTCCTGCACACCAAATTTTGGGTGGTAGATAAGAAACACATGTTCATAGGAAGTGCCAACATGGACTGGAGATCCCTCACACAGGTAGACAAGTACGAAGAACATCTCTCGTTGTTTGCAAACAGACTCAAAGTTGCGTTTGAATGTGATTGTCAGGTGAAGGAGTTGGGCGTGGTGGTGTATAACTGCAGCTGCCTGGCCGCAGACCTGGGTAAGATCTTCGAGGCCTACTGGTTCCTGGGGACCAGCCAGTCCATCCCATCACCCTGGCCCTCCAGCTTCTCTACCCTCTACAACAAAGAAACTCCACTCAAACTGAGACTCAACGACACCCCGTCCAACGTCTACTTGACGGTGTGGAACAACATCAAACTAAACTTTGTCTCAGTGGTTGTTGTCGTGTTAACAACTTCTTCTCCTTCAACAGAGTTCTCCTCTGTCCTTGTGTGCCACCGGCAGGACGTTTGACCTGGAGTCCATCTTGAACGTGATGGAGGATGCCCAGAGTTTTGTCTATATCGCAGTCATGAACTACATGCCCACCATGGAGTTCTCAAATTTCAAAAGGTAACGCGGACTATACTCACACAAGCAACAAGCGTTAAAAATCTTAACGGGATCATCCGGCCGAGATCGTCTGGATTGTTATTAGCAATGGTGGATCCGTTGCTAATGGCTAGCTGCTCAACCTAAGCTAAGAACCTGGTTGATTGGAGTTGAAGAAGCTAGGCTAACCGCTGGTGTAGCTAGATTGTTGCGATTAGCATTTTTCTTTTAGCGAATGACTTGATTGACATGTTCCGGTTGAACGTGGCAGGTACTGGGCTGATATTGACACCCAGCTGCGACGGGTGGCCTATGAGAAGCAGGTGCGAGTGCGCCTCCTGATCAGCTGCTGGGCCAACTCGCCGCCCGCCATGGCGACTTTCCTCAAGTCGCTGGCATCAGTCTAcaactcaaagagcaagctggacATCCAGGTGGTGAGTAGCCGCGTTTTGTGGCGAGTAATCCAGACGCTCAGGACAGTCACCACGTCTCGATTGTCAACAGAAACTCTTCGTGGTTCCAACCAGCGCCGAGCAGAAGCGGATCCCGTACGCCAGGGTCAATCACAACAAGTACATGGTGACAGACCAAGTGGCTTATATCGGTAAGACGTGATTGCTAACGTTAGCCAACTGACTTAATATGGCGTTAGCCAACTGACTTAATATGGGACTGATGTCAGGTTGCTTGTATTTCTTAAGGTACGTCGAACTGGTGCGGCGACTATTTTGTCAACACTGCAGGCTCTGCGATCGTGATCAACCAGACGGCGTCCTCATCCCTTGAGCCAAGCGTTCAATCGCAACTAAGGGATGTTTTCGAGAGAGACTGGAACTCGGATTACAGCGCCCCCCTCACGCAGGACACCGATATGAAAAACATCTGTTAGTCCGCACGTTATCAACGAATATTTCGTTGAGGAGCTCATGCCGCCAAGGTTAAGGAACATTTTCACAACTAGAAAAGCTGCTTTCGACAAGGACTTGGCACATCGCCATTAAGACATCTTTCATCATAGCTCATCTCAGGGAGAAACTGGACATATTTTTTTCTGGAGTCTGCTGTGTGTAAATACATGAGATCACAAGTTTCaaaattgaattcatttgtcattaattttgtcggcatgACCACGGGTGTGGCAACTGTTAAATGAAGTATAAAGAAAGACCAGAAGTAAAACTACTCTAAAGAAATTTGTAATCACAATTGATAAActccaaatattttgtttttttaagttagATTTGATGCAGGATTTAATGACTTGCATTGGCACTAGGGGGCGCTCTTTGTGCTGTATGATCAACTCAAGGggaccttgttttttttcttttcccaaggTAGCACTGACTGTACACCCAAAGACTAAAAATTCCAAGTGGTCCTGTTTCAAGCAGAACAAAGATCAGGAAAAATGTCTAAAATTTCCTTAACAGACAGAAAGGGCTGTGATTCCTAAATATTTTACACCATAAGAAAACCGGAGCAAGGTAACATGCCACAAACACGCTAATCGAAAATCGTACTCTGGCCTTGCATTAAATTGTTGAATGTTCTAGTCCACGTAGACTCCCTGGTTTTACTTCCTCCAGGTTCCGTCCATGTCCTCCCCTCCTCCCTCCAGAGTGGTCGGAATGCAGCGGCGGGTCTATTTCCGTCTCCATGTTGTTCTTCAACAGACTAGTGAAGAAGTGTGACACGACAACACCTCAAGGCAAAACAACCAAAGTTCTCACGCTGTGAGGCTAATGCTAATTAGCTCTTAATTATGCTGCACCTCTTGCAGTTGAGCTCAGTGCTGCCTGGCATGTTGTGGCACAATTTGGTACTACACCAAAGGCACACAATTTTACTTCAGACCACTCTCAAACTATGACTTGCAGACCCGCCAGGGGGCCACAATTCCAGAATAACAATTCTGTGCAAACTTTCTGCCTCACTACTTCTTGTCGAAACCAGAGCAGACATAATTCATCCCCTGGTCTTGTCGAGCCAACAATGGAGAAtaatgtgttgattaaaaaggtGTCCTGATGCCGCAGTAATCAACACACTGAGCTTTGTACTCTGTGCTTGGGGTCAGTCTGCCATCCAGCATGCAGACCCCCCAACTAAGCCCACCAACAACAGCCAGTGCTAAAGCCTCTAACGGTAACAACAATGAGAGCTTTGCGGGGACACTGAGCAAAGTGCTGACGTTCCTCAACTGCTAATGCAGGTCTATTCTGTGTggtctatacacacacacacacacacacggagtggTTGAGGGTGCAAAGTTGGGTATTGGATTGGACCCCCCTACCATCTTTTTCCATCCCCGGTGTGAACCAAATTGAGTGCGTCGCCGGTGTGTCGGCCCCAAAGCGTCAAAGCCACCCCGGGATCGCCTCCACCTCGAGAGCCCCGAGTGCAGGCTGCTGTGTTGGTGTGCTCCAGTGGCATCCTCCTGCAGACCATGTGTGAGTGTCTCCGTGGAATATTCCGAGTCACCTGGACACCTTCCTCTGATGCAGGTTAGGATTGAAAACTTTCAGTCTGGATCGGCTATAATTCCCAGAGATTGAGATCCGCCAAAGACATCAAACTGATAGTTGGGTGATGAGTTTTTAAGTAACTAAATGTGGCTAATTGATATCTTCAATGGTGATTGTTTCCTATTCACCATTAACTATGTTGCCCCTTCTTTTACGACTTTGCTTAAGACTTAGTTGAGATGTGTTGATTTTACTAACAAGTTGTGACTCCCGAATATTGTTACCTTGTAACGTGATCCATTGTTATGTAGTCATGTAACATTGGAAGATTCTTCTGATTTCTATCATTTCACTCAATTAGACATCCATTTTTTGGAATAGTCTTGATTGATTATCTAGATTCTTGGTTGAACATGTCACTACATATCTGGGTGGAGTTCATTCTTAGCTTATTTCAATTTGGGAAGTAAACTAGCAAGGCAACGGCAAAACTGAACAACAGCATCCCAGCAGCACCAATGGCTGAACCCCATCCAAGTCCAGATACCCCAAACTGAATCATGGAAATACAGGCTTTGTGTTTCAAAGTCCATGTTTGCTGACAGTCATGGCAGCCGCCCCATCTCAACAGAATCCTGATACCAGACCAGCACAAAGCCATCCAAATGTTAATCCTTATATGGGCTTCTTGGATTCATCCTCGAGGGTTATCTTATAAAACATCTCGACAAATTCCTAACACTCTACTGAGGCCATCTCCACAACATCCCATCAAAATCCAACGCCATTCCCAAAACCTCTTGGCTAAATCCTAACACTCTACAGATGCAATCTCCACAAAATCTTGACAAAATCCCAAAACCAATCCTATCCTAACCACAAAAGCACCTCGACAAATGCCAAAGGCATTCTGAAAACTTCCCAATGCCTACCTGACAAATTCCAACATCTTGACAACCATAGGTCCCAGTATCATCCTGACTACATTCCAATACCAGGACTGCAGTGTGATACTGGATTTGATTTGTAGCTACTGGATGAAGTCACACAATCTACCACGAACGAATTTATTATGCTGACGGTTCAGTCCTGATATCAAATTTACACTCTCCGTTTCAGATTATGAGAATTCTGGGAACACGTCTTGTGTTTTGTCAACAGTCCACCTCATCACAAGGCAGGAATTTTATACTGGGTTTGTTTGTGCGGTTGGGCGGACTCACTGTTTAGCACACTAATAATACACACTCAGAAACACACACTAATAATAGAgaggggcacacacacacacacaaacactgttGCAGCTGCTCGAACATAGTGAGAGGAAGCTTCACCCTTTCTCCAAATCCCGTTCTTTCTATTTTTAGACCTTTGCTTTAAAAATAATCTGTAAACATCTCCCGCCGGGACCATCATTCTGCAAGCCCATGAGAGTTTTCTCTCCACATACCTAAAGTTCCTACTTTAACGACATTAGCTCAAAAAAGATACCCGCTTTTGAAATAATGCTTGCTGAGTGAGTAGCACCACATTCAATCTTCTCACAAAGCCACTTCCACCATGTCCCAAACCTTGTTATCTCTTTTTCCCTCCCGACTTTATCAGTAATGCAGTCCCCACCTCCCGCTGACCTAATATGGTGCATCTTCCTGCCTACCGGCCAATCAGAAAGCCGGCCCCGTCCCTCCTGGAGATGCTGTGGTCCCGCGTCGGCCCGGAGGCTTTCAGTGAGGGGAGCCACGGGCTGGCTGGTAACGAGGGATAAACGTTATTGACAGAGAGTGAGGGGGGGCAATTTTAAGAAATACCACAAGAGTGAGAGACTGAAAGTTCTAGGGCGGAAAGAAGACAGAGGCTGAGATTGAAGATCTGAAGGGAGACCCTGAGAAGGTAGGATGAAGCTTCAGCTTCCTTTAAAGCGCCGTTGAGTAGCTCTGGAGAGAAACGTCAAGTTTCTGTCCTGTAGTTGTCATGGGAAGTTTTGCGGAAAGTTGCTTGGCCTGCACGGTGTGGAATGGCTGCACATGGCGGAACAATAGCATGCTGTTTCAACAAACACTCGAGTAGTGTGTGTGCCACCATGACTTTTAGAGTGTTTGGTGACAAGACCTGGCCAAAATAAATGCTAGCTCCCTCATTCAGTATGTAGACAAGCCACGTTGGGTAGGCTTTGCAGAATGTCAGAATTTTAGCGTTTGTCAAAGACCAAAAATCGGCAGAAAATAGAATGACGCAGAGCTGTCAGAAGTTCTGGCATGGATTTGATTCAGCCTTCGTTTTAGCGTTACACACCAGTGACAGCTGCAACATGATGGTCATTGGATCCGTTTGCCCCCTCCTACACAGAAATGGACCCCCCTACCAGCCTTACCCGCCCCAGCCTGGTATGTCGGTATGGCGAGGGCACAACGATAACACCCAAGATAGTTGCGTCTGGACTAGAAGTTTTTTGTATATGTAGACCTTGCAAAGCTTTTTTAATCGAGCAGTCGTATTTAAGACCCGTCACTATTGGTGCTATCTGCTATGGTTTAGTCCATGGGCTCTATTGTCGTAGACTGTGCACGTGTATGGGTCTTGATTTTTGTGCGGATGTAAGCCTCCTTTAGCATGTTTGGGAATTTgtctgcgccgttgtgggcgtTCCGACACCCCAGGCACACCCGACAGTTTGTTGTCTGAAAGTTGTTAACGTTTTACTATGTAAATGATGGAAGCAGGTCTAAGTTGTAGTACAAGGTGGTGTAACGTGATTTTGGTGAATTTGTTCGGACAATAAACATTCAAGTATAGATTCCTCAAAAATCtagtttttgtttattgttacttCCAACCACTGGTCACTACACAAATGGAATTTCAGTCATGTCTTCATGGTCAGATGTAGTGTCAAGCTGCTTCTGACATGTGAAGCCTCCATGAGTCCAGCTGGTGTGACTAAGGCCAAGAACTggattctccttttttttaaaaaaaaaaggttcagagTGTAGTGGAAACAGCTCGACGGCATCGCATGAACTCTTGACGCTTCGGCGTAAATATGGACCACAACTGACATGATGGATTGCAACGGTGGTTTAATGGCGTCCGCCGTCCGGGCGGTGGCTGTGGTGCAAGTGGGTGAGGTTCGTTTTTGAGCAGGAAGTTGGGTCAAGAATGCATCTGGGAAGGCCTCGCCCCCTTTCCATCCCATGAGGAAACAATGTTTGACAACTGAAGGAGGATGAATCCGTGAGGGAAGAGCCCTGTCAGTGAATGTAACACTGTTTACTCCCAAATAGGTGGGCATCTTTGTCAGAAAGACTTTCCTGTTTACATGGAGCCATTTCCTGCCCAGAGATGGGCCAATCTGATTCATGGACCATCAGAACAAGAGCTGGCTTGACACACTTGATCCTAAGGAGGATCGGTTCCGTCTgcacttgtttttttcttgtctcATGAGTCAGACAGGAAGTCAGAGGATGTTTCCCGTCTGTGTTGGAAGTAACAAAATACAAATACTGGACTTGAGATTTTTTAGGTATCCATACTCGACAGATTTTTCTGACGTTTGATTTTTAGGTTCTGCACCTTTTTAGTCGTCTTGTTTTTAAGTTGGTTGATGTTCAAATATCCGTGGTTGTTTTTAAACTGCTTTCCAAATCAAGTTCAGTTCAGTTGAGCGTGTGTAGAACCCGACATCCCAGCACGTTAACATTTCAGGAATGGCTTGGCTTGGCAGTCACTGCGGGCGGACCTTCAGCTATTTCATGTGATCACTTTCTAAGGACCTCACTTTGGCTATGTATGTTCTATGCACCTGTGTGCGTAAATTCATCCATGTGGAATGGCGAACCCCGTTTGGGGTGTGTAGATGAGTGTCCGGTAACCAGCGGGTCACAAGATGACATAACTCGCATTCTGTGGCGCTCACTTTAATACGGAGCGACCCTTGCTGCAATAAAGGCCCAGACCCGAATAAGTCACCAGCTGTATCATCCACTTAAGACAGATAAACACCTTCCTTTCGCCCTCGTCAAGAAAAACATGCATTGCAACTTCACAGATGAAATTGTTCACACAAGATATGAcgtctgttgctaaccaaaacagaagCAACAAGCGAGGGGCATAAAACAGTCTCTGACATGAATTTAATTGCTAAACAACTGTTGTGACCGCTCACCAACATGGTTTAATATGCTTCCTTTATACGTTTTGTTGTTCCCCTTCCAGACTCTGACAGAGAAGACGACGACGGCCATGTTTACTTTGCCAGCAGAGATCACACGGTAACCAAAAACGCATCTCAAATGACGAGCTACGCCCTCACCATTTAATTTGTTTCGCAAAGATAACGCTTCCTTTCCATTGACACACATTGAAATATACGAGAACCATCACCGTGTGGTTCTTCTGCACAGGTGAAAGATAAGAAGCGTTCTCCCCCGTCCAGCAGACCCCCCGCCGGCCCACAACGCAACCCTCACCACAGCGCTTCTGCAGAGGAACACGAGAGTCCAGAGAGAGTGGTGAGACGCAAATTCAGACATCTACTGtagcctatttttttttaatcaaccttCCATCCATAATCTATATACACAAACACTATCCCAACAAGAATATTGGAACAGTGTGGAGTTGCTTCCACCTTCTATTCCTCTGCAAAGAGTTTCAACAATGGATCAATTGAAAAAAGTGTCTCCAGAGACTTTTGTTGGCTGCCACTCATGAGCTCAGCCGGCAGCACAGCCTCACTATGCTATTGTGGAGCACAATGGTCGGGCCACATAAACAGCTTTCATTTGTGCGGAGTCAGCAGAGTTGTCAGCAGTCTTTACACCAGGGCATCAACAACAAACAATGTGGATTATCTTTGATAAATTACTCTAGAGCCAGAAATAGATCTTACCACGGTAAGACTGTTTGGTAGAGTATGGGCAAGACAATTATTTAAAATACTgctgacacacacaaaagacaCGAATCAATGTTACCAAATTGAATGGTAATGATGGAGCTGAAGGCATTATGGAAAGCTCTTCATCTTTGTGCACAGGAGCAGAAGGAGAAGCTCCATGCAGAGTTGAAAAAGGTGCTGAGTCAGAAAAGAAGTCACCTTAGAGCATCCACCTGCCAACTGGCCCAACCCGAGATGGACCCAGAAACTTTTGACGAGCAGACGGTAAGTCCCAATAGCCATCATACAAACATCGATCCGGATTCAATTAGAAACGTTCAAGTAGTCTCCTAAAAATACAAACcatgcaaaaatgacaaaaagacaAATTCACAACTAAGAGTCCACCGTCTTGCCCCTATTAATGAAGTGCTAACAGTTTTGCTGCTGATGCTCACCATCTTGATTTGTAGCTTGATGGATTTCACAACAGTGACAGTCCAGACTGAAAAACCTTGCGTTTGTGATTGAGGACCAGACCCCGGCGAAAGCCGCCGAGCCTCCGGTGGAGATCATGGTGGAGACGGAAGCGGAGGCCGGAGCTAGTGGCTACAGCGTGACCGGTGGTGGAGAGCGAGGCATCTTCATCAAAGACGTCCTCAAGGACTCGCCAGCCGCCAAACATCTCAGTCTGCAACAAGGTGCCTGCATGCTACCCTATTACCTCCAACTACAGTCAACCCTAATTCTTGCTGACCTCCTCTCCACATCAGGTGACCAGCTGCTTAGTGCCAAGGTCTACTTTGACAATGTGCGATATGAAGACGCTCTGAAGATCCTTCAGTGCGCCGAGCCCTACAAAGTCAGCTTCCTGGTCAAGAGGACGATCCAGGGGGAGGATGTCTACTTACGTCCCCGCCTGCCCAGTGTGGACATCAAAGGTCCCAAAACCAAGGTGGCCAAAATGGTAAtcaaaaaatgtcatttgtcCCATGTGACTTTCTAGCACCAGTGTCTGAATTAAATATATTACCTTTTTCAAATTGAAATCCAATAACAAGCTTACTATGGCTTTAAAAAGATGCCTAAGGTGAAAGGTGACTGACCTTGTATGTTTCAGAGCGTGAAGGCCATCA harbors:
- the pld3 gene encoding 5'-3' exonuclease PLD3 — encoded protein: MKIDVPYEKLTDVFQRRSDSNSKAQTYSCCLVAVASIATLLLSASALYNLLAPDASTETSKIADDLRLDLKSCSDPCKISLVESIPEGLLFNSSDPSHGSIYQAWLELMLQARSSIDIASFYWTLTNQDTGTHEPSADQGENVLKKLAELSGSLTVRIAVSAPQDGQTTEDLRRLNDSGADIRLVKMRELTTGVLHTKFWVVDKKHMFIGSANMDWRSLTQVKELGVVVYNCSCLAADLGKIFEAYWFLGTSQSIPSPWPSSFSTLYNKETPLKLRLNDTPSNVYLTSSPLSLCATGRTFDLESILNVMEDAQSFVYIAVMNYMPTMEFSNFKRYWADIDTQLRRVAYEKQVRVRLLISCWANSPPAMATFLKSLASVYNSKSKLDIQVKLFVVPTSAEQKRIPYARVNHNKYMVTDQVAYIGTSNWCGDYFVNTAGSAIVINQTASSSLEPSVQSQLRDVFERDWNSDYSAPLTQDTDMKNIC